One region of Triticum aestivum cultivar Chinese Spring chromosome 6B, IWGSC CS RefSeq v2.1, whole genome shotgun sequence genomic DNA includes:
- the LOC123137272 gene encoding NADH-ubiquinone oxidoreductase chain 3: MSEFAPICIYLVISPLVSLIPLGVPFPFASNSSTYPEKLSAYECGSDPSGDARSRFDIRFYLVPILFIIPDPEVTFSFPWAVPPNKIDLFGSWSMMAFLLILTIGSLYEWKRGASDRE; encoded by the coding sequence ATGTCGGAATTTGCACCTATTTGTATCTATTTAGTGATCAGTCCGCTAGTTTCTTTGATTCCACTCGGTGTTCCTTTTCCATTTGCTTCCAATAGTTCGACCTATCCAGAAAAATTGTCGGCCTACGAATGTGGTTCCGATCCCTCCGGTGATGCCAGAAGTCGTTTCGATATACGATTTTATCTGGTTCCTATTTTATTTATTATCCCTGATCCGGAagtcaccttttcttttccttgggcAGTACCTCCTAACAAGATTGATCTGTTTGGATCTTGGTCCATGATGGCCTTTTTATTGATTTTGACGATTGGATCTCTCTATGAATGGAAAAGGGGTGCTTCGGATCGGGAGTAA
- the LOC123137271 gene encoding ribosomal protein S12, mitochondrial, translating into MPTKNQLIRHGREEKRRTDRTRASDQCPQKQGVCLRVSTRTPKKPNSALRKIAKVRLSNRHDIFAHIPGEGHNSQEHSIVLVRGGRVKDSPGVKSHRIRGVKDLLGIPDRRKGRSKYGAERPKSK; encoded by the coding sequence ATGCCTACAAAAAATCAATTGATTCGTCATGGTAGAGAAGAAAAACGGCGCACGGACCGTACTCGAGCTTCGGATCAATGTCCCCAGAAGCAAGGAGTATGCCTGCGTGTTTCGACGAGAACACCGAAAAAACCTAATTCAGCTCTACGTAAGATAGCAAAAGTACGGTTGAGCAATCGACATGATATATTTGCTCACATTCCAGGCGAAGGTCATAATTCGCAGGAACATTCTATAGTCTTAGTCAGAGGAGGTAGAGTGAAAGATTCGCCAGGTGTGAAATCCCATCGTATTCGAGGAGTCAAGGATTTGCTGGGAATTCCGGATCGTAGAAAGGGAAGATCTAAATATGGTGCAGAAAGACCTAAATCGAAATGA